The Syngnathus typhle isolate RoL2023-S1 ecotype Sweden linkage group LG1, RoL_Styp_1.0, whole genome shotgun sequence genome includes a window with the following:
- the LOC133152760 gene encoding uncharacterized protein LOC133152760 translates to MESSFQEHFQGQAWAPEIREAEENDPWSESGSEAQNQTFGHQQAPGRDSVSCGFVQGDQMRSDSPQPHRQALWPQSEVQPPKETDWARKVPPPLPFADPSATALRSLLTNIQQHLVRQHEVYEARILSLEERNKELQAEVVLLKTNLSRQRHWYQAVQAKITQSERERAAAELRNSALQTDMEQFFDTFGDLNNEAKKAEKIIRSF, encoded by the exons ATGGAATCAAGCTTCCAGGAGCACTTCCAGGGACAAGCATGGGCTCCTGAGATAAGAGAGGCTGAGGAGAACGATCCTTGGTCAGAAAGTGGTTCAGAGGCCCAGAACCAAACATTTGGGCATCAGCAAGCGCCTGGGCGGGACTCAGTATCCTGTGGATTTGTACAAGGGGACCAGATGCGATcagattcacctcagccacacCGTCAGGCGTTGTGGCCCCAAAGCGAGGTGCAACCGCCGAAGGAGACTGACTGGGCTCGCAAGGTGCCCCCTCCTCTACCATTCGCCGACCCCTCTGCCACTGCTCTTCGCAGCCTCCTCACCAATATCCAGCAGCACCTCGTTAGACAACACGAAGTTTATGAGGCCCGCATTCTCAG CCTAGAGGAGAGAAACAAGGAGCTGCAGGCGGAGGTGGTTCTGTTGAAAACCAATCTGTCACGGCAACGTCACTGGTACCAGGCTGTGCAAGCAAAAATCACACAATCGGAAAGAGAGCGGGCCGCCGCAGAGCTACGCAACTCAGCACTGCAGACAGACATGGAGCAGTTCTTCGACACCTTTGGCGATCTTAACAACGAGGCGAAGAAGGCAGAAAAGATCATCAGAAGCTTTTGA
- the mapk9 gene encoding mitogen-activated protein kinase 9 isoform X1, with protein MSEAESQFYSVQVGDSTFTVLNRYQQLRAIGSGAQGIVCSALDTVLGISVAVKKLCRPFQNQTHAKRAYRELVLLKCVNHKNIIRLINVFTPQKSLEEFQDLYLVMELMDASLCQVIHMDLDHERMSYLLYQILCGIRHLHSAGIIHRDLKPSNIVVKSDCTLKILDFGLARTACTNFMMTPYVVTRYYRAPEVILGMKYKENVDIWSVGCIMGEMVKGSVIFQGTDHIDQWNKVIEVLGTPSLEFMNRLMETVRNYVINKPQYPGVSFAELFPDWAFPSDSEHDKLKTGQARDLLSKMLVIDPECRISVEEALNHPYIHMWYDPGEADAPPPQISDKQLEEREHSIEQWKELIYEEVIDWEERNKNGVMKEDCSGTFTCGLFISSCDETRVIRSICLSSDVVSSSASQSSSANDISSMSTEHTVASDTDSSSIDTLTGPLDESQ; from the exons ATGAGTGAGGCCGAGAGTCAGTTCTACAGCGTTCAGGTGGGAGACTCCACCTTTACCGTGCTCAATCGCTACCAGCAGCTCCGGGCCATCGGTTCCGGGGCCCAGGGCATCGTTTG CTCTGCCCTAGATACAGTCTTGGGCATCTCTGTGGCAGTGAAAAAGCTGTGTCGGCCCTTCCAGAACCAGACGCATGCCAAACGTGCGTACAGGGAGCTGGTGTTGCTAAAATGTGTCAACCACAAAAAT ATTATCCGTTTGATCAATGTGTTCACACCTCAGAAGTCCCTAGAGGAATTCCAAGATCT atattTGGTGATGGAGCTGATGGATGCCAGTCTGTGCCAGGTGATCCACATGGACCTGGACCATGAGAGAATGTCTTACCTGCTTTATCAAATTCTCTGTGGCATCAGACACCTGCATTCTGCTGGTATCATTCACAGG GACTTGAAGCCCAGTAACATTGTGGTGAAGTCAGATTGCACACTGAAGATCTTGGACTTTGGCCTGGCTCGGACGGCGTGCACTAACTTCATGATGACCCCATATGTAGTGACCAGATACTACAGGGCACCGGAGGTCATTCTGGGCATGAAATATAAGGAGAATG TGGACATCTGGTCTGTGGGATGCATCATGGGGGAGATGGTAAAAGGCAGCGTCATCTTCCAAGGCACCGACC ACATCGATCAGTGGAACAAAGTAATTGAGGTTCTGGGCACGCCGAGTCTGGAGTTTATGAACCGTCTGATGGAGACGGTCCGAAACTACGTGATAAACAAGCCACAGTATCCAGGTGTCAGCTTTGCAGAGCTATTCCCCGActgggcctttccctcggacTCAGAACATGACAAGCTCAAGA CGGGTCAAGCTCGAGACTTGCTGTCCAAAATGCTGGTCATCGACCCCGAGTGCCGTATCTCCGTGGAGGAAGCCCTCAATCATCCCTACATTCACATGTGGTACGACCCCGGTGAGGCCGACGCG CCTCCTCCCCAAATTTCTGACAAGCAGCTCGAAGAGAGAGAGCACAGCATTGAGCAGTGGAAAG AGCTTATTTACGAAGAAGTGATAGACTGGGAGGAACGGAACAAGAATGGTGTTATGAAAGAGGATTGCTCAGGTACATTCACGTGCGGACTATTCATTTCAAGTTGCGATGAAACAAGAGTCATTCGGTCAATCTGTCTCTCCTCAGATGTGGTGTCCAGTTCGGCCTCGCAGTCGTCTTCAGCCAATGACATCTCATCTATGTCCACGGAGCACACGGTGGCCTCGGACACAGACAGTAGCAGCATCGACACGCTCACGGGGCCACTGGATGAGAGTCAGTGA
- the mapk9 gene encoding mitogen-activated protein kinase 9 isoform X2 yields MSEAESQFYSVQVGDSTFTVLNRYQQLRAIGSGAQGIVCSALDTVLGISVAVKKLCRPFQNQTHAKRAYRELVLLKCVNHKNIIRLINVFTPQKSLEEFQDLYLVMELMDASLCQVIHMDLDHERMSYLLYQILCGIRHLHSAGIIHRDLKPSNIVVKSDCTLKILDFGLARTACTNFMMTPYVVTRYYRAPEVILGMKYKENVDIWSVGCIMGEMVKGSVIFQGTDHIDQWNKVIEVLGTPSLEFMNRLMETVRNYVINKPQYPGVSFAELFPDWAFPSDSEHDKLKTGQARDLLSKMLVIDPECRISVEEALNHPYIHMWYDPGEADAPPPQISDKQLEEREHSIEQWKELIYEEVIDWEERNKNGVMKEDCSDVVSSSASQSSSANDISSMSTEHTVASDTDSSSIDTLTGPLDESQ; encoded by the exons ATGAGTGAGGCCGAGAGTCAGTTCTACAGCGTTCAGGTGGGAGACTCCACCTTTACCGTGCTCAATCGCTACCAGCAGCTCCGGGCCATCGGTTCCGGGGCCCAGGGCATCGTTTG CTCTGCCCTAGATACAGTCTTGGGCATCTCTGTGGCAGTGAAAAAGCTGTGTCGGCCCTTCCAGAACCAGACGCATGCCAAACGTGCGTACAGGGAGCTGGTGTTGCTAAAATGTGTCAACCACAAAAAT ATTATCCGTTTGATCAATGTGTTCACACCTCAGAAGTCCCTAGAGGAATTCCAAGATCT atattTGGTGATGGAGCTGATGGATGCCAGTCTGTGCCAGGTGATCCACATGGACCTGGACCATGAGAGAATGTCTTACCTGCTTTATCAAATTCTCTGTGGCATCAGACACCTGCATTCTGCTGGTATCATTCACAGG GACTTGAAGCCCAGTAACATTGTGGTGAAGTCAGATTGCACACTGAAGATCTTGGACTTTGGCCTGGCTCGGACGGCGTGCACTAACTTCATGATGACCCCATATGTAGTGACCAGATACTACAGGGCACCGGAGGTCATTCTGGGCATGAAATATAAGGAGAATG TGGACATCTGGTCTGTGGGATGCATCATGGGGGAGATGGTAAAAGGCAGCGTCATCTTCCAAGGCACCGACC ACATCGATCAGTGGAACAAAGTAATTGAGGTTCTGGGCACGCCGAGTCTGGAGTTTATGAACCGTCTGATGGAGACGGTCCGAAACTACGTGATAAACAAGCCACAGTATCCAGGTGTCAGCTTTGCAGAGCTATTCCCCGActgggcctttccctcggacTCAGAACATGACAAGCTCAAGA CGGGTCAAGCTCGAGACTTGCTGTCCAAAATGCTGGTCATCGACCCCGAGTGCCGTATCTCCGTGGAGGAAGCCCTCAATCATCCCTACATTCACATGTGGTACGACCCCGGTGAGGCCGACGCG CCTCCTCCCCAAATTTCTGACAAGCAGCTCGAAGAGAGAGAGCACAGCATTGAGCAGTGGAAAG AGCTTATTTACGAAGAAGTGATAGACTGGGAGGAACGGAACAAGAATGGTGTTATGAAAGAGGATTGCTCAG ATGTGGTGTCCAGTTCGGCCTCGCAGTCGTCTTCAGCCAATGACATCTCATCTATGTCCACGGAGCACACGGTGGCCTCGGACACAGACAGTAGCAGCATCGACACGCTCACGGGGCCACTGGATGAGAGTCAGTGA